The Arachis hypogaea cultivar Tifrunner chromosome 19, arahy.Tifrunner.gnm2.J5K5, whole genome shotgun sequence genome has a window encoding:
- the LOC112777470 gene encoding uncharacterized protein — translation MRRSASKKTGQSNSINSSAADLFRSASSKASSKELERIDSLFYTYANGSGVIDPEGIETLCADMEVDHTDVRILMLAWKMKADEQGYFTLDEWRRGLKALRADTVSKLKKALPDLEKEVRRPSNFADFYSYAFQYCLTEEKQKSIDIESICQLLTLVLSSTFPTQVNLFVEYLKTQDDYKVINMDQWMGFFRFCNEISFPALDNYDPELAWPLILDNFVEWLRENQK, via the exons ATGCGACGCTCTGCATCTAAGAAAACGGGTCAATCCAATTCAATCAATTCCTCTGCTGCTGATCTATTCCGTTCag CCTCGAGTAAAGCGAGCTCAAAGGAATTGGAAAGAATTGATAGTCTATTTTATACATATGCCAATGGATCTGGGGTGATTGA CCCAGAAGGAATTGAAACCCTCTGTGCTGATATGGAGGTGGATCATACTGATGTGAGGATCTTGATGCTGGCATG GAAAATGAAAGCTGACGAGCAAGGATATTTTACTTTG GATGAGTGGAGGAGAGGCTTAAAAGCACTAAGGGCTGATACAGTaagtaaattgaagaaagcacTTCCAGACTTGGAAAAAGAG GTTAGAAGGCCATCAAATTTTGCAGATTTCTATTCTTATGCTTTCCAATATTGTTTAACAG AGGAGAAACAGAAAAGCATTGATATAGAGAGCATCTGTCAATTACTTACACTTGTTTTGAGTTCAACATTTCCAACCCAAGTCAACTTATTTGTGGAATATTTGAAG ACTCAAGATGATTACAAGGTCATAAACATGGATCAATGGATGGGATTTTTCCGGTTTTGCAATGAG ATAAGTTTCCCAGCGCTCGATAACTATGATCCAGAACTTGCATGGCCATTGATCCTCGACAATTTCGTTGAGTGGCTGCGAGAAAACCAAAAGTGA
- the LOC112777471 gene encoding protein RAE1 yields MSTFGSANTNPNKSYEVTQPPGDSISSLCFSPKANFLVATSWDNQVRCWEIARNGTVINSTPKASISHDQPVLCSTWKDDGTTVFSGGCDKQVKMWPLLSGGQPMTVAMHDAPIKEIAWIPEMNLLATGSWDKTLKYWDTRQSNPVHTQQLPDRCYAMSVKHPLMIVGTADRNLIVFNLQNPQTEYKRVVSPLKYQTRCVAAFPDQQGYLVGSIEGRVGVQHLDDAQQNKNFTFKCHRENNEIYSVNALNFHPVHHTFATAGSDGAFNFWDKDSKQRLKAMQRCSQPIPCSTFNNDGSLFAYAVCYDWSKGAENHNPTTAKNYIFLHIPQESEVKSKPRTGATGRK; encoded by the exons ATGTCCACTTTCGGTTCCGCCAATACAAATCCTAACAAATCCTACGAG gtAACCCAGCCACCTGGTGATTCAATTTCCAGCCTCTGTTTCAGTCCCAAGGCCAATTTTCTTGTCGCTACTTCATGGGATAACCAG GTTCGATGTTGGGAGATTGCAAGGAATGGAACTGTTATCAACAGCACACCCAAGGCTTCAATATCTCATGACCAACCA GTTTTGTGCTCCACTTGGAAGGATGATGGAACAACGGTTTTCTCCGGAGGCTGCGACAAGCAAGTCAAGATGTGGCCGCTTTTGTCCGGTGGACAACCAATGACTGTTGCCATGCACGATGCCCCCATTAAAGAGATTGCGTGGATACCGGAGATGAATCTCTTAGCCACTGGGAGCTGGGATAAGACCCTAAA gTATTGGGATACTAGGCAGTCAAATCCAGTGCATACTCAACAACTCCCTGATCGCTGTTATGCAATGTCAGTGAAACATCCACTGATGATTGTAGGAACTGCAGATAGAAATCTGATTGTCTTCAACTTGCAGAATCCTCAG ACTGAGTACAAAAGAGTGGTTTCACCCCTGAAGTATCAGACAAGATGTGTCGCTGCTTTTCCAGATCAACAAGGCTATTTG GTTGGCTCAATAGAGGGAAGAGTTGGAGTACAACACCTAGACGATGCACAACAAAACAAGAACTTTACTTTCAAATGCCACCGAGAGAATAATGAGATATATTCTGTCAACGCTCTAAATTTCCATCCG GTACACCACACGTTTGCAACTGCTGGATCTGATGGTGCTTTTAATTTCTGGGATAAGGACAGTAAGCAGAGACTGAAG GCCATGCAAAGGTGTAGCCAACCCATACCTTGCAGTACATTCAACAATGACGGATCCTTATTCGCTTATGCG GTCTGTTATGATTGGAGCAAGGGTGCAGAAAATCACAATCCAACCACAGCCAAGAACTACATCTTCCTGCACATACCACAG GAATCTGAGGTTAAAAGCAAGCCAAGAACTGGAGCAACAGGTAGAAAGTGA